A segment of the Bacillus licheniformis DSM 13 = ATCC 14580 genome:
AAGTGGGATTCAGACGGAACGCCGGCTCATACGCTGAGCATCATGAGCGAAAAAATGCGGTTTGACAATTCAGAAGTGCCGATTTTGACGACGAAGAAGGTGGCGTGGAAAACGGCCATTAAAGAGCTGCTTTGGATTTGGCAGCTGAAATCCAATGATGTTCAAGTTCTGAATGATATGGGGGTTCATATTTGGGATCAATGGCGTCTTGAAGACGGCACAATCGGAGCAGCGTACGGCTATCAATTAGGGAAGAAAAACAGAACGGTTAACGGCCAGAAAGTCGATCAAGTGGATTATTTGCTTCATCAGTTAAAGCATAACCCTTCTTCACGCAGGCATTTGACCATGCTGTGGAATCCCGATGATTTGGATGGCATGGCTTTGACACCCTGCGTCTATGAGACGCAATGGTATGTGAAAGAAGGAAAGCTCTCTTTAGAAGTAAGAGCGAGAAGCAACGACATGGCGCTTGGCAACCCGTTCAATGTGTTTCAATATAATGTCTTGCAGCGCATGATCGCGCAAGTCCTCGGTTATGAGCTGGGCGAATACATCTTCAACATCGGTGACTGCCACATCTATACCCGTCACATCGACAATTTAAACATTCAGATGAAACGCGAGCAGTATGAAGCGCCAAAGCTATG
Coding sequences within it:
- a CDS encoding thymidylate synthase, with the protein product MSHYDQQYNAIIQKIIESGISDEEYQVRTKWDSDGTPAHTLSIMSEKMRFDNSEVPILTTKKVAWKTAIKELLWIWQLKSNDVQVLNDMGVHIWDQWRLEDGTIGAAYGYQLGKKNRTVNGQKVDQVDYLLHQLKHNPSSRRHLTMLWNPDDLDGMALTPCVYETQWYVKEGKLSLEVRARSNDMALGNPFNVFQYNVLQRMIAQVLGYELGEYIFNIGDCHIYTRHIDNLNIQMKREQYEAPKLWINPDIKNFYDFTIDDFKLIDYKHGDKLTFEVAV